In Rahnella aquatilis CIP 78.65 = ATCC 33071, one DNA window encodes the following:
- a CDS encoding MFS transporter, which translates to MSQLTASSHTTGNATEKPSLMKTLFATCIGNALEWFDIAIYGFFASYIAHAYFPTSDPTVSLLLTFGSFGVSFLIRPLGAIVLGAYADKHGRKASLLLSISLMMIGGLIIVITPSYGTIGMAAPLLILAARLIQGFSAGGEFGSSTAFLVEHFPERKAFIASWQFATQGASTLLASAFGLGLSAVLSETQLQDWGWRIPFIFGLLIGPVGLYIRRHIKESESFSKAGKTASPLKEIVRAQKGLFFTAIGLMVVSTAINYMLNYVPTYATKTLHLPASAGFSATLAAGIILTVVTPIMGLWAEKIGRLPLMWGSLILLLLTVYPAFWLMLQHTSAMSLLLLISWLALLKSVYFSTVPSMMADLFPITTRASGMAISYNVAVTVFGGFAPFICTLLISATGSSLAPGYYLMMVGLLSVWALFKAQRTQR; encoded by the coding sequence ATGAGCCAGTTAACGGCGTCATCCCATACAACCGGCAACGCGACAGAAAAGCCAAGCCTGATGAAAACCCTCTTTGCGACCTGTATCGGTAACGCGCTGGAGTGGTTTGATATCGCGATTTACGGTTTTTTCGCCAGCTACATTGCCCACGCCTATTTCCCGACATCTGACCCGACCGTTTCCCTGTTACTGACGTTTGGCAGTTTCGGCGTCTCATTCCTGATCCGTCCGCTCGGCGCCATTGTGCTGGGGGCGTATGCGGACAAACACGGGCGCAAAGCCTCATTGCTGCTCTCCATCAGTCTGATGATGATCGGCGGCCTGATCATCGTGATCACGCCGTCCTACGGCACCATCGGCATGGCGGCTCCGCTGCTGATCCTCGCCGCACGCCTGATCCAGGGCTTTTCAGCTGGCGGTGAATTCGGCAGCTCGACGGCCTTTCTGGTGGAACACTTCCCGGAGCGCAAGGCGTTTATCGCCAGCTGGCAGTTCGCGACGCAGGGCGCAAGCACATTGCTGGCGTCGGCATTCGGTCTGGGATTATCGGCGGTACTGAGTGAAACACAACTGCAGGACTGGGGATGGCGTATTCCGTTTATTTTCGGGCTGCTGATTGGTCCTGTCGGTTTGTATATCCGCCGCCATATCAAAGAATCGGAAAGTTTCAGCAAGGCCGGGAAAACCGCCTCACCGCTGAAGGAAATCGTGCGGGCGCAAAAAGGCCTGTTCTTTACCGCGATTGGTCTGATGGTGGTGTCTACCGCCATCAACTATATGCTGAACTACGTGCCGACATATGCTACCAAAACACTGCATCTCCCTGCTTCGGCTGGGTTTAGTGCCACACTGGCAGCCGGAATTATCCTGACCGTAGTGACGCCGATCATGGGGCTGTGGGCAGAGAAAATTGGCCGCCTGCCGCTGATGTGGGGGTCACTGATCCTGCTGTTGCTGACGGTGTATCCGGCCTTCTGGCTGATGCTGCAACACACGTCGGCGATGTCGTTGCTGTTGCTGATCAGCTGGCTGGCCCTGCTGAAATCGGTGTATTTCTCCACCGTGCCGTCGATGATGGCGGACCTGTTCCCGATCACCACCCGCGCCAGCGGGATGGCGATCAGCTACAACGTCGCCGTTACCGTGTTTGGTGGCTTCGCGCCATTCATCTGTACCTTGCTGATTTCCGCCACCGGCAGCAGTCTGGCACCGGGCTACTACCTGATGATGGTCGGATTGCTCAGCGTCTGGGCACTGTTCAAGGCGCAACGAACGCAGCGCTGA
- a CDS encoding PQQ-dependent sugar dehydrogenase: MPFPFRVPLLPVFALALFTGHVTAAAPKAPESPPSAATDVTELAKGLAHPWSLAFLPDNQGVLITERSGQLRLWTQDNGLSAPLKGVPRVWVAGQAGLWDVRLSPDFATNRRVYLTFAQPGGKGEPHAALGYGTLSADNKSLTGFNAIFVQQPALQSGINLGGRMTFDDKGNIFLTTGDNNQRIRAQHLNQLQGKILRLTPEGGVPQDNPFVHDKSAKPEIWTYGNRNPQGVAVNPWSGALWETEHGPRGGDEVNLPKAGKNYGWPLATFGINYSGQPIPEAKGTTLAGAEDPIYYWEVSPALSGMAFYNAQKFPQWKNSLFVGALAGKSLIRLTLDGEKVTHEERLLSERNERIREVQVGADGFVYVLTDESDGKLLKVAPKH; encoded by the coding sequence ATGCCATTTCCTTTCCGCGTCCCCCTGTTGCCGGTGTTTGCGCTGGCATTGTTTACCGGTCATGTCACCGCAGCCGCCCCGAAAGCCCCTGAGTCGCCTCCTTCTGCCGCCACCGACGTCACCGAACTGGCGAAAGGGCTGGCGCATCCGTGGTCACTGGCTTTTCTGCCTGACAATCAGGGCGTGCTGATCACCGAGCGCAGCGGGCAGTTACGGTTGTGGACGCAGGACAACGGATTATCCGCACCGCTGAAAGGGGTGCCACGGGTGTGGGTCGCCGGGCAGGCGGGTTTATGGGATGTGCGTTTATCGCCTGATTTTGCCACTAACCGCCGGGTGTATCTGACGTTTGCACAGCCGGGGGGAAAAGGGGAACCCCACGCGGCGCTTGGCTATGGCACATTGTCTGCCGACAATAAATCCCTGACCGGTTTTAACGCTATTTTCGTGCAGCAACCGGCGTTGCAGAGCGGCATTAATCTTGGCGGGCGTATGACCTTTGATGACAAGGGAAATATATTCCTGACAACCGGTGATAATAACCAGCGCATCAGGGCACAGCACCTGAATCAGTTGCAGGGGAAGATCTTACGTCTGACGCCGGAAGGCGGCGTGCCGCAGGATAACCCGTTTGTTCATGACAAAAGTGCGAAACCGGAAATCTGGACCTATGGCAACCGTAATCCGCAGGGAGTGGCAGTCAACCCATGGAGCGGCGCGTTGTGGGAAACCGAACACGGTCCGCGCGGTGGCGATGAAGTGAATCTGCCGAAAGCGGGTAAAAACTACGGCTGGCCGCTGGCAACCTTCGGGATTAACTATTCCGGGCAGCCGATCCCCGAGGCCAAAGGCACCACGTTAGCGGGCGCGGAAGACCCGATTTATTACTGGGAAGTATCGCCCGCGCTGAGCGGCATGGCGTTCTATAACGCGCAAAAATTCCCGCAATGGAAAAACTCGCTGTTTGTCGGTGCGCTGGCGGGGAAATCGCTTATCCGCCTGACACTGGACGGCGAAAAAGTCACTCATGAGGAACGGCTGCTCAGTGAACGGAACGAGCGTATCCGCGAGGTGCAGGTGGGCGCTGACGGCTTTGTGTATGTGCTGACGGATGAAAGTGACGGCAAACTGCTGAAAGTGGCACCAAAGCATTAA
- a CDS encoding sugar ABC transporter substrate-binding protein, with the protein MKKISASLLALSLFSAAPAFAAGETPAPVPAAIAGHNGPVRVAVIRNLGSDDNTTQFLAGAIKQGRALGFKVDTFLSNGDDAKFQDFVNQAISQKYDGIILSQGRGPYSEALVKRIAAAGIAVSAFDTEVPENLPGVTVTRQDDASLAKASVGQLVKDFNGKANIVKLWVAGFPPMERRQKTYEAILKENPGIHQLESIGAVSSDVQGDTANKVGAILAKYPKGQIDAIWGAWDAFSQGAYKALKENGRTEIKLYSIDVSNQDLQLMREKGSPWQMTAAVDTQLIGAVNLRIVALKIAGEKTPATYEFPAQTIAQSLLLSQPDGINVTGLSKIIPGWGKSEDFTAPWFATLEAKYKK; encoded by the coding sequence ATGAAAAAAATATCCGCCTCCCTGCTGGCTTTAAGCCTGTTCTCTGCCGCACCGGCATTCGCTGCCGGTGAAACGCCAGCGCCTGTTCCTGCGGCGATCGCCGGGCATAACGGCCCCGTACGCGTCGCGGTTATCCGTAATCTTGGCTCCGACGACAACACCACCCAGTTTCTGGCCGGTGCTATCAAACAAGGCCGCGCGCTTGGCTTTAAAGTGGATACCTTCCTGAGTAATGGCGATGACGCTAAGTTTCAGGATTTCGTCAATCAGGCCATCAGCCAGAAATACGACGGCATTATCCTGTCTCAGGGGCGCGGTCCGTATTCCGAAGCGCTGGTAAAACGCATCGCGGCAGCGGGTATTGCCGTTTCCGCATTTGATACTGAAGTGCCGGAAAATCTTCCGGGCGTGACCGTCACCCGTCAGGACGATGCCTCACTGGCGAAAGCCTCTGTCGGTCAGCTGGTGAAAGATTTCAACGGCAAAGCCAATATCGTCAAACTGTGGGTGGCCGGTTTTCCGCCAATGGAACGCCGCCAGAAAACCTACGAAGCGATCCTGAAAGAAAACCCGGGCATTCATCAGCTGGAATCTATCGGTGCCGTGTCGTCGGACGTGCAGGGCGATACGGCTAACAAAGTCGGTGCAATCCTGGCGAAATACCCGAAAGGTCAGATTGATGCCATCTGGGGCGCATGGGATGCGTTCAGTCAGGGCGCGTACAAGGCGCTGAAAGAAAATGGCCGTACCGAGATCAAACTCTACAGCATTGATGTGTCGAATCAGGATTTACAACTGATGCGCGAAAAAGGCAGCCCGTGGCAGATGACCGCTGCGGTGGACACCCAGCTGATTGGCGCGGTTAACCTGCGCATTGTGGCGCTTAAAATTGCCGGTGAGAAAACCCCTGCAACTTATGAATTCCCGGCGCAGACCATTGCGCAATCTCTGCTGCTCAGCCAGCCGGACGGCATCAACGTGACCGGTCTGAGCAAAATCATTCCTGGCTGGGGGAAATCTGAAGATTTCACTGCGCCGTGGTTTGCGACGCTGGAAGCCAAATACAAAAAATAA
- a CDS encoding glycoside-pentoside-hexuronide family transporter: MSTEILSVKEKIGYGLGDAASHIIFDNVMLYMMFFYTDIFGIPAGYVGTMFLLARALDAISDPCMGLLADRTRTRWGKFRPYVLFGAIPFGIVCVFTYTTPELSMSGKMIYAAITYTLLTLMYTVVNIPYCALGGVITSNPTQRISLQSYRFVLATAGGMLSTVLMMPLVKLIGGENQALGYQGGIAVLAIVAAVMLAICFATTKERIDPGKPTGTMREDLRDIWHNDQWRIVGLLTILNIIAVAVRGGAMMYYVTYILGNPVLFAWFLGVYSVGNLLGSALAKPLTDWKCKVSVFWWTNAILAVLSIGMFFLPVNGSVLMFIFIFVIGVLHQLVTPIQWVMMSDTVDYGEWNDGKRLTGISFAGTLFVLKLGLALAGAMIGWMLAGAGYQSGAATQNSATMTSIVALFTLVPAVCYLLSAIICKRYYILRTPLLRRILDEVAQGIRRNQQEFMK, encoded by the coding sequence ATGAGTACAGAAATCCTTTCGGTCAAGGAAAAGATTGGATACGGATTAGGCGACGCCGCCAGCCATATCATTTTCGATAACGTCATGCTCTACATGATGTTTTTCTATACCGATATTTTCGGCATTCCTGCGGGTTACGTCGGTACGATGTTCCTGCTGGCCCGCGCACTGGACGCGATTTCGGACCCCTGCATGGGATTACTGGCAGACCGTACCCGGACACGCTGGGGGAAATTCCGTCCTTATGTGCTGTTTGGCGCCATTCCTTTCGGCATCGTCTGCGTCTTCACTTACACCACGCCAGAGCTGAGCATGAGCGGCAAAATGATTTATGCCGCCATCACTTATACGCTGCTGACGCTGATGTACACCGTGGTTAACATTCCTTATTGCGCTCTCGGCGGCGTGATCACCTCGAACCCGACGCAACGTATTTCACTGCAATCCTACCGCTTCGTGCTGGCCACGGCGGGCGGCATGTTGAGTACCGTGCTGATGATGCCGCTGGTTAAACTGATCGGCGGAGAAAATCAGGCGCTCGGTTATCAGGGTGGGATTGCGGTGCTGGCGATTGTCGCCGCCGTGATGCTGGCGATTTGCTTTGCCACCACCAAAGAACGTATTGATCCGGGTAAACCGACCGGCACCATGCGTGAAGATTTACGTGATATCTGGCACAACGACCAGTGGCGTATTGTCGGCCTGCTGACCATCCTCAACATCATTGCGGTCGCGGTACGTGGCGGTGCCATGATGTATTACGTAACGTATATTCTCGGCAATCCGGTGCTGTTCGCCTGGTTCCTTGGCGTGTATTCCGTCGGCAACCTGTTAGGCAGTGCGCTGGCAAAACCGCTGACCGACTGGAAATGTAAGGTCAGCGTGTTCTGGTGGACTAACGCCATTCTGGCGGTGCTCAGCATCGGCATGTTCTTCCTGCCGGTGAACGGCAGTGTCCTGATGTTTATCTTCATCTTCGTTATCGGCGTCCTCCATCAACTCGTGACCCCAATTCAGTGGGTGATGATGTCCGACACCGTCGATTACGGTGAATGGAACGACGGCAAACGTCTGACAGGTATCAGTTTTGCAGGCACCCTGTTTGTTCTGAAACTGGGCCTGGCACTCGCGGGGGCCATGATCGGCTGGATGCTGGCCGGTGCCGGTTATCAGTCCGGTGCCGCTACCCAAAACAGCGCCACCATGACCAGCATTGTCGCGCTGTTCACCCTGGTTCCGGCGGTCTGCTACCTGCTGAGCGCCATCATCTGCAAACGTTATTACATTCTGCGCACCCCGCTGCTGCGCCGCATTCTTGACGAAGTCGCACAAGGCATCCGCCGCAATCAGCAAGAATTTATGAAATGA
- the yicI gene encoding alpha-xylosidase yields MKISDGNWLIQEGLSLTHPLQVFEVQRSGNEMVIYAAPKDASERASQLDSPLFTLRFFSPQTGVIGVRITHFDGEIDKGPHYPLMQTDTPELRFEDNDEFAALYSGDLSVRVTKGNNWTLDFLRNGRRITGSVAKSNGYVQDAKTQKTYMMERLDLGVGETVYGLGERFTALVKNGQTVETWNRDGGTSTEQSYKNIPFYLTNRGYGVLVNHPECVSFEVGSEKVSKVQFSVEGEYLEYFVIDGPTPKKVLDRYTRLTGRPALPPAWSFGLWLTTSFTTNYDEATVNSFIDGMAERELPLHVFHFDCFWMKAFQWCDFEWDPQTFPDPQGMLQRLKARGLKICVWINPYIGQKSPLFREGKEKGYLLKRPDGHVWQWDKWQAGMGIVDFTNPQACEWYAGHLKRLVDMGVDCFKTDFGERIPTDVIWHDGSDPQKMHNHYAFVYNKLVYETLQDKLGADEAVLFARSASVGAQQFPVHWGGDCYATYESMAESLRGGLSIGLSGFGFWSHDIGGFENTAPAHIYKRWCAFGLLSSHSRLHGSKSYRVPWVYDDEACDVVRQFTQLKCRLMPYLYPASAQAASHGTPVMRAMMLEFPDDPACDYLDRQYMLGDDLLVAPVFSEEGDVDFYLPQGRWTHLLSNDVAEGSRWHRQQHGFDSLPLYVRPNTLLALGSNNQKPDYDYSQQPEFHLFELEDGAVAESVITDLSGKIVFTLKAQRRDGVITVTQEGQASGWTLCLRNQKSVREVSGAAQKEGALGILLTPAAGAGPVVITL; encoded by the coding sequence ATGAAAATCAGTGACGGTAACTGGTTGATCCAGGAAGGATTGTCACTCACACACCCGCTTCAGGTGTTTGAAGTACAACGCTCAGGTAATGAGATGGTGATTTACGCTGCGCCGAAAGATGCGTCGGAACGCGCCAGTCAGCTCGATTCGCCGCTGTTTACACTGCGTTTTTTCTCGCCGCAGACCGGCGTAATTGGCGTGCGTATTACCCATTTTGATGGCGAAATAGATAAAGGCCCGCATTACCCGTTAATGCAAACCGATACGCCGGAACTGCGCTTTGAGGACAACGATGAATTCGCCGCATTGTACAGCGGTGATCTGAGTGTTCGCGTCACCAAAGGCAATAACTGGACGCTGGATTTTCTGCGCAATGGCCGCCGGATCACCGGCAGTGTCGCGAAATCTAACGGCTATGTTCAGGATGCGAAAACACAAAAAACCTACATGATGGAACGTCTGGATCTGGGCGTCGGCGAAACGGTTTACGGTCTGGGCGAGCGTTTCACCGCGCTGGTCAAAAACGGCCAGACCGTGGAGACATGGAACCGCGATGGCGGCACCAGCACCGAGCAGTCTTACAAAAACATTCCGTTCTACCTGACGAACCGCGGCTACGGCGTGCTGGTGAATCATCCGGAATGTGTGTCATTTGAAGTTGGCTCCGAGAAAGTCTCTAAAGTGCAGTTCAGCGTGGAAGGCGAATATCTCGAATATTTTGTAATCGATGGTCCGACGCCAAAAAAAGTACTCGACCGTTATACCCGTCTGACCGGCCGCCCTGCGCTGCCACCCGCCTGGTCATTTGGCCTGTGGCTGACCACCTCGTTTACCACCAACTATGATGAAGCGACGGTCAACAGCTTTATTGATGGCATGGCGGAACGTGAGCTGCCGTTGCATGTTTTCCATTTCGACTGCTTCTGGATGAAGGCTTTCCAGTGGTGTGATTTTGAATGGGATCCGCAAACCTTCCCTGATCCTCAAGGCATGTTGCAACGCCTGAAAGCGCGCGGCCTGAAAATCTGCGTGTGGATCAACCCGTACATCGGCCAGAAATCGCCGCTGTTCCGCGAAGGCAAAGAAAAAGGCTATCTGCTCAAACGCCCTGACGGTCATGTCTGGCAGTGGGATAAATGGCAGGCCGGCATGGGGATTGTCGACTTCACCAATCCGCAGGCCTGCGAATGGTATGCAGGGCACCTGAAACGTCTGGTGGATATGGGCGTGGATTGCTTCAAAACTGACTTCGGCGAACGCATTCCAACCGACGTTATCTGGCACGACGGCAGTGATCCGCAGAAAATGCACAACCATTACGCGTTTGTGTATAACAAACTGGTGTACGAAACCTTGCAGGATAAACTGGGCGCAGATGAAGCGGTGCTGTTCGCCCGCTCCGCCTCGGTGGGCGCGCAGCAATTCCCGGTTCACTGGGGGGGTGACTGCTACGCCACTTACGAATCCATGGCCGAAAGCCTGCGCGGCGGATTATCCATTGGCTTGTCCGGTTTTGGTTTCTGGAGCCACGACATCGGCGGATTCGAAAATACCGCACCGGCGCATATCTACAAACGCTGGTGCGCATTCGGCCTGCTCTCAAGCCACAGCCGTCTGCATGGCAGCAAATCCTATCGTGTGCCGTGGGTGTATGACGATGAAGCCTGCGATGTGGTACGTCAGTTCACGCAGCTTAAATGCCGCCTGATGCCGTATCTCTATCCGGCTTCTGCACAGGCCGCCAGCCACGGAACGCCGGTGATGCGCGCCATGATGCTGGAGTTTCCTGACGATCCGGCATGCGATTATCTCGATCGCCAGTATATGCTTGGCGACGATTTGCTGGTGGCGCCGGTCTTCAGCGAAGAAGGCGACGTCGATTTCTATCTGCCACAAGGTCGCTGGACGCATCTTCTCAGTAACGATGTGGCCGAAGGTTCACGCTGGCATCGTCAGCAACATGGCTTCGACAGCCTGCCGCTGTATGTCCGTCCGAACACCTTGCTGGCGCTGGGCAGCAATAATCAGAAGCCGGATTACGATTACAGCCAGCAGCCTGAATTCCATCTGTTCGAACTGGAAGACGGCGCGGTGGCAGAAAGTGTGATTACTGATCTGAGCGGGAAGATTGTATTCACCCTGAAAGCCCAACGGCGGGATGGAGTAATTACAGTAACCCAGGAAGGCCAGGCATCAGGCTGGACACTTTGCCTGCGTAATCAGAAATCGGTCAGGGAAGTGAGCGGTGCTGCGCAGAAAGAAGGGGCGCTGGGGATATTGCTGACCCCGGCTGCCGGTGCAGGTCCGGTGGTGATAACACTGTAA
- the xylR gene encoding D-xylose utilization transcriptional activator XylR (D-xylose enhances binding of XylR to the xyl promoter and activates transcription.), which translates to MFEKRYRITLLFNANKVYDRQVVEGVGEYLQASQSDWDIFIEEDFRCRIDNIKDWLGDGVIADFDDREIETLLEGLNVPIVGVGGSYHQEEDYPPVHYIATDNYALVEAAFMHLKEKGINRFAFYGLPDAGGKRWAQEREHAFRKLVSAEQYQGVVYQGMETAPENWQHAQNRLADWIQTLPQQTGIIAVTDARARHLLQVCEHLNIPVPEKLSVIGIDNEELTRYLSRVALSSVVQGTRQMGYRAAKLLHQLLDQRDLPLQRILVPPVKVVERRSTDFRSLRDPAVIQAMHYIRYHACKGIKVEQVLDAIGMSRSNLEKRFKDETGQTIHGVIHEEKLDRARNLLAATSISINEISQMCGYPSLQYFYSVFKKGYEMTPKEYRSIHGESVYQDV; encoded by the coding sequence ATGTTTGAAAAACGTTATCGGATCACGTTGTTATTTAACGCCAACAAAGTCTATGACCGTCAGGTTGTCGAAGGTGTGGGTGAATACCTTCAGGCCTCACAAAGCGACTGGGATATTTTCATTGAGGAGGATTTCCGCTGTCGCATAGACAACATTAAAGACTGGCTGGGTGATGGCGTGATCGCCGATTTTGATGACCGTGAAATTGAAACGTTGCTCGAAGGCCTCAATGTACCCATTGTCGGGGTGGGCGGGTCTTATCATCAGGAAGAGGATTATCCGCCAGTACATTATATCGCTACCGACAACTACGCACTGGTTGAAGCGGCCTTTATGCACCTGAAAGAGAAAGGGATTAACCGTTTTGCGTTTTACGGTTTGCCCGACGCGGGCGGAAAACGCTGGGCACAGGAACGCGAGCATGCATTCAGGAAACTGGTGTCTGCCGAGCAGTATCAGGGCGTGGTCTATCAGGGCATGGAAACAGCACCGGAAAACTGGCAGCACGCCCAGAACCGGCTGGCGGACTGGATCCAGACACTGCCGCAGCAAACCGGCATTATTGCGGTCACTGACGCCCGCGCGCGCCATTTGTTACAGGTGTGTGAACATCTGAATATTCCTGTGCCAGAAAAACTCAGCGTCATTGGTATCGATAATGAGGAACTGACGCGCTACCTGTCGCGTGTCGCCTTATCATCCGTGGTACAGGGCACGCGTCAGATGGGCTATCGCGCCGCGAAGCTTCTGCATCAGTTACTGGATCAGCGCGATTTGCCGTTACAGCGCATTCTGGTACCACCGGTGAAAGTGGTAGAACGCCGCTCAACGGATTTCCGATCACTGCGTGATCCGGCCGTCATTCAGGCGATGCATTACATCCGTTACCATGCCTGCAAAGGTATTAAGGTTGAACAAGTTCTCGATGCCATCGGCATGTCGCGTTCTAATCTCGAAAAGCGTTTTAAGGATGAAACCGGACAGACGATTCATGGCGTGATCCACGAAGAAAAACTTGACCGCGCCCGTAACCTGCTGGCCGCCACTTCGATTTCCATCAATGAAATCTCACAGATGTGCGGCTATCCGTCGCTGCAATATTTCTATTCGGTATTCAAAAAAGGCTATGAAATGACGCCTAAAGAATATCGCAGCATTCATGGCGAAAGTGTTTATCAGGATGTCTGA
- the xylH gene encoding xylose ABC transporter permease XylH yields the protein MHKLKNINLQVFVMLAAIAVIIVFFSLTTDGAYISARNVSNLLRQTAITGILAVGMVFVIISAEIDLSVGSMMGLLGGAAAIFDVWLGWPLPLTIVVTLALGLLLGAWNGWWVAYRKVPSFIVTLAGMLAFRGILIGITSGTTVSPTTPAMSLIGQSYLPDSFGFGIGAIALALFIGWQWRRRKQRAALGLPLTAAKSDVTRQALTAIIALGAIYLLNDYRGVPTPVLILVALMLGGMFMASRTAFGRRIYAIGGNIEAARLSGVNVERSKLAVFAINGLMVAIAGLILSSRLGAGSPSAGNIAELDAIAACVIGGTSLAGGVGSVAGAVMGAFIMASLDNGMSMLDVPTFWQYIVKGAILLLAVWMDSATKRRA from the coding sequence ATGCACAAGCTGAAGAATATCAACTTGCAGGTCTTCGTCATGCTGGCGGCGATTGCGGTGATCATCGTCTTTTTCAGTCTCACCACAGATGGCGCGTATATCAGTGCGCGCAACGTGTCTAACCTGCTGCGTCAGACCGCTATCACCGGCATTCTGGCTGTTGGCATGGTATTCGTGATTATCTCGGCAGAAATCGACTTGTCCGTCGGCTCCATGATGGGATTACTGGGTGGTGCGGCGGCGATATTCGACGTCTGGCTCGGCTGGCCTTTACCCCTCACCATTGTGGTTACGCTGGCGCTCGGATTGTTGCTGGGCGCGTGGAATGGCTGGTGGGTGGCGTATCGCAAGGTACCGTCGTTTATCGTGACCCTGGCCGGGATGCTGGCGTTTCGCGGTATTCTGATTGGTATCACCAGCGGCACTACGGTGTCGCCGACGACACCGGCAATGTCGTTAATTGGTCAGAGTTATCTGCCGGATTCTTTCGGTTTTGGTATAGGTGCCATTGCGCTGGCCCTGTTTATTGGCTGGCAGTGGCGCAGACGCAAACAGCGGGCGGCGCTGGGTTTGCCGCTGACTGCGGCAAAAAGTGATGTGACCCGCCAGGCACTCACTGCGATTATCGCACTGGGCGCTATTTACCTGCTCAATGATTATCGCGGCGTGCCAACGCCGGTGTTGATTCTGGTGGCGCTGATGTTGGGCGGGATGTTTATGGCCTCCCGCACCGCATTTGGCCGCCGTATTTATGCGATTGGTGGCAACATTGAAGCGGCACGATTATCCGGCGTTAACGTCGAGCGCAGCAAACTGGCGGTGTTTGCAATAAACGGTCTGATGGTAGCGATTGCCGGTTTGATCCTCAGTTCGCGGTTGGGGGCAGGTTCGCCTTCGGCGGGGAATATCGCAGAACTGGACGCCATTGCCGCCTGTGTTATTGGCGGAACGAGTCTGGCAGGCGGTGTCGGTAGCGTGGCCGGTGCGGTGATGGGCGCGTTCATTATGGCCTCGCTGGATAATGGCATGAGCATGCTGGATGTGCCGACGTTCTGGCAGTACATCGTGAAAGGCGCGATTTTACTGCTGGCGGTCTGGATGGATTCGGCGACCAAACGACGTGCATAA